The Cloeon dipterum chromosome X, ieCloDipt1.1, whole genome shotgun sequence genome includes a window with the following:
- the LOC135946125 gene encoding protein dissatisfaction-like: protein MDRHLLCKVCGDKASGKHYGVASCDGCRGFFKRSIRRNLEYVCKESGRCTVDVARRNQCQACRFKKCLAVNMRRDAVQHERAPRAPVGSAGSNISAVTTRIRTPHMPNTMATLLLPGHDLLQHYWPLGPSLRCHWPVPMTSPTISISADPAPEQEVSSSSVQSDEKRTPIVPAVTYASASTILPAIETANESAARILFIAVKWARAMPSFMRLLPADQELLLEFSWAQLFVFTAAEWAFPISEEVLVRNSLAPSSRHRTLLEQARALRTFIGRCSSHRMDRTEFACLKALALFTPELSGLRDSIRVEALQEQSQLLLGDYCVSSGGCEGAARRRLGRLLLLLSGARQLEAAALQELFFSQTVGQVPIERLLGDIFKAAPPC from the exons ATGGATCGGCACTTGCTGTGCAAAGTGTGCGGCGACAAGGCGTCCGGCAAGCACTACGGCGTGGCCAGCTGTGACGGCTGCCGCGGCTTCTTCAAGCGGTCCATCCGCAG AAACCTGGAGTACGTGTGCAAGGAGAGCGGAAGGTGCACGGTCGACGTGGCCAGGAGGAATCAGTGCCAGGCGTGCCGCTTCAAAAAGTGTCTCGCAGTCAATATGAGAAGGGACG CCGTGCAGCACGAACGGGCGCCTAGGGCTCCAGTCGGCAGTGCAGGCTCGAATATTTCTGCGGTGACAACGCGCATCAGGACGCCGCACATGCCGAACACGATGGCCACCCTTCTCTTGCCAGGGCACGACCTTCTCCAGCACTATTGGCCCCTTGGACCGAGCCTGAG GTGCCATTGGCCAGTGCCGATGACCAGTCCGACCATAAGCATTTCTGCAGATCCAGCTCCAGAGCAGGAAGTGTCAAGCTCAAGCGTCCAGAGCGACGAAAAGAGAA CGCCGATAGTCCCTGCAGTGACCTACGCTTCGGCGTCGACGATATTACCAGCCATCGAAACTGCAAACGAGAGCGCGGCGCGAATTCTGTTCATCGCGGTCAAGTGGGCCAGAGCAATGCCGTCTTTCATGCGG CTGCTTCCGGCAGACCAGGAGTTGCTGCTCGAATTCTCCTGGGCTCAACTCTTCGTTTTCACTGCGGCTGAATGGGCTTTTCCCATAAGCGAAG AGGTGTTGGTGCGCAATTCCCTGGCCCCGTCGTCCCGGCACCGCACCCTTTTGGAACAGGCGCGGGCCCTGAGAACGTTCATTGGCCGCTGCTCCAGTCACAGAATGGACAGAACAGAGTTTGCCTGTCTCAAGGCACTCGCCCTTTTCACTCCAG AATTGTCCGGTCTGCGGGACAGCATCCGCGTGGAGGCGTTGCAGGAGCAGAGTCAGCTGCTGCTCGGCGACTACTGCGTCAGCAGCGGAGGCTGCGAGGGGGCGGCACGGAGGCGGCTCGgccgactgctgctgctgctgagcgGCGCTCGTCagctggaggcggcggcgctgCAGGAGCTCTTCTTCAGCCAAACCGTCGGCCAGGTGCCCATCGAGAGACTGCTCGGGGACATTTTCAAGGCGGCCCCGCCGTGCTGA